The Engraulis encrasicolus isolate BLACKSEA-1 chromosome 11, IST_EnEncr_1.0, whole genome shotgun sequence nucleotide sequence TGCTGCACATTTGCTCCATAAGATGATTATAATTGCCTCAAGTTGCAGCATGATTGAGACCATTATCACCTGCACCAAAACATAGGCAGTAGTATTGCATTTGGGGGGTCTACTGACTGCACAGTAAATTGACCACAGTAGCTTGGCTTGAGAAGATTTGGGTTTTATAAATCAGGATCTTATTAACATTGAGCTTTTGACTAGAAATGGAACATTTCACATGTGGCATGGATGACACTTGCGGCTTGCTGTCCAGTTTTTATTAGCATGCAGTACATTCTGAAAATATCAATGTCCTGCAATAAAATTACTGAACTCTGCGGAGTAGAGCTGCAACACATTTGTGCAAAACTTGACTATTAGGGCTTTTTGTTTCTTTATTGatgaatgttgacattttccaaaCTTTGTTACCTTAGGGCAGGTGGCCATTGCAGTTTCACCTTTTCGTTGTCCATCCCTTTGTTCCTATTTATGTATTTGGCCCTAAAGAAAGCTAGGACACCCCTGGACAGTTTTAATGGAATATGGAAAAGCAATATTTCCATTCAATGTTCAACTACTTTAAATTCACAGCCCACATTAACTTTTAAATATTTTGATTATATTTACACATTTTGGGTTAAAAGAAATCAGCCAAAAGAAACCCCATGAAAACAGGATTTCAAGAATACTAAGATGGAGtcaccattttcttcagaaaacgGACAAATGTTAATCACTATCAAAGTGGTACTTTCctacatgtcaatgttcaatacctAGGAATCTTCACCAAGGTCAATGGCAGTTGCATTGCAGTCAGTGACTTTTTCATTTCTGGTTGTATTATACCGTAGAGATTCCCATGCCtggttttggtgctttggtggcaTGGGCTAGCCTCAAGCCAGATTGAATGTGAATGTCTGGGTCCAATCAATAAGAAATCGCAAgattgatgggaacaacccattGTTTCAAATAGTGTCATGGGCCAAAAATGAAAGCTACATGtaatctgggcttccataacttcgGTTAAATACCACAGCCAATCAGCCATGGTCAGATTTAGGTATTAGACCAGGTTTGGTAAAAAGTGAAAGGCCATTGACCCCTATACAGTTCATTTTTTAAATTGAGGCTTGTATGAAATGTAGAATCCTTGTCACCTCTGTTTACCTTACCCATTGAGTTGACTGACCTtgctataaagagtaaaaaaaagaaagcgtGTTTCTTATATTTCACACACCAAAGTGACAACACAAAGAAACAGATGATCTTAACCTCACAGTATTGGCTATAGATTGAATGGAAAACACTAGAAAGCaaattggtttttttttaattgtttttataAGGCTTCACATTCCAATCCACTCATCCAAAGAATGCAGAAGCTCAACAAAATTGTTTACAATGGCTGAACAGACCATGATACTGCAGCTGTCATTTAGTATAACACTTCCACCACACAAAACGTCTGGACAGTGGCCGGATCAGATTATCCAAATTACGTATTTGTGTTCTATGCCGTTTTTTAAACAGAAGGAATTCATAGTCCACATGTTTATGACCAATCTGCATTTATATGATGGATATGGACAGTTTTTAAATGTACAAGTACATATCGGACATTTCTGAATTTGTTGGATTTAATAATAACCCAGAATCCACAAGTCAGAATGTAAATTGTATTACTGCTTAGTAGTAGTATCCTAAACTGACCCTAATCCATTTGCCACAGCCAAGCTTTATCTTCGTATAATGTGGTCCTATAAATATTCTCTtacatatttacatttttttttttacaccacacaTCAGACAATCACAAATATCCTGCATTCACAAGGCAACACGCTTGATGAACTTCAGGTACCACATGTAGGATGTTGCAGAGCATAAACTGTACCTGTAAGGGAATATGAATATAAAGCCAAAAGTATTAGGTGTCTAGAACAGATGTGAAATTAAACATGTACATATTTTGATTAAATTACTCACCATGTTATAACATATTGCATGTGTTCATTGCGTAGGGTGACGCGAGTCTGACCGCCAATTGGACCTCCAGGAATTGTGCTAGCTGTAACAAAAATCACAATGTGTCAATGAGTGATATGTTTGAATCGAGCCATATTACGTGTGTATGCTGCTATATTTATCTCTAACCTAAGTCAGCATCGATGAAGATTGCTTCTGCCCCTGTGGCCATAGACATGGCCTCCAGGTCGCGGTAGTGCCAGCGGTTCGCCTCTACGTTGTTATGGGGTACAAACGGCTTGCGTTGCTCTGTCAGTCGCACCACCCCAACAACATCCACTTCGTCTTCCACCTGCCACGGAGCACATTCATGAAGTTATTACATTACAACAGGGCAGTGTTATCTTAGGAGGTGGTTTCAGGACCCTCATACTCAAATGTTCATTCACAATGGTGATCCAGGGGGTGTTGTGATACACGAATTATGACAGTAATAACAATACTGCAAGAttaaatgtaatgataaaaaagaaATGCCTATATTACAAGCATAACTATTTTAAAATTTCTAGCAAATGTATTACCTGGCCTTTCATTCTGGTTTCTGGCCTGATCTTCTGTTTGGGGACATATCCTCGATTCACAAGAATCTTGATCCTGTCAAgtggaacaaacaaacaatcacagAAATCAGAAACGAGCACAATGTAGAAATGCCATGTTTGCATAAAAGACTGCTTCTCAACACTATTTTCCATAATATagaaataatttgtgaattaaaaaaaaagtatgcTAGAAGGGGAACTGATATTTTACTGTTCTACTATGGTAGCATGATCAACTCAACAGCAATGTGAAGGGTGGACATATTACCCCAAGTCTGTGCAGTAGAATGGGGTTACGATGTTGGCCCCAGTCTCTCCACTGGAGCCGAGCTGGCCCGCCTGTCGTGCCTCCTTCTCTGGGTCTACGGGGGAACGCGGTAGGATGTGGATCTCCTGAGAATGGTCGAATCTCCCCCGCACCTTCACCCGCCTGTACTCCAGGGTTTTCAGCTCCATGGGGCTGTTCAAACATCACAaccagggctgtaaattaacctttttcatcactaGTCAAAATGtcaagtagatgttaatcttactagtcaaacaatACACTCACTGATGGATCAAACTGGCTAGTTAAGTTGATATTTTccatcagccaaactgaaattccactagcatttggctggtgtttatttagagccctgaccaCAACCCTAATTTTATTCCACAACGCAATTCAattttttgcactgaggatggtctgaatgggaccgaaacgtttgcactgttcacttgggtagcacttttttattttcgaaacatgcaataaaaggacactattgcatctgcatacaaggtgtgcgagttccccttacttgATCCTACAACGCAATTCAACAAATGTGAAGTTAGTAGCATAGTGTTTCATCCTTTTCTCCACATAAAATTAATAAAGTCTACCAATTTAAGCCCTTCTGACTGTTcgggcagtaggcctatgtattatgtGTATTACGTAGCCTTTATAAGTATATATTTCTGTAAGTTTTGGTAAGTTTTTAGAGCATTGATTAAAGAGTTTGGACACTTACTCAGTGGGTAGGGGGACTGGTTCAGCTGTGGTCAAGGATCTCAGCTCCTCAATAAGCTGCAATTTCCACTGTCTTCGCATGACCTGATAAATTAGAAATGTACAACTCTAGAACACCATTGTTCATTACCATCATTTTCATGAAAACATATAGGCTACAGGACATCCCATTAGCAGAACAGTACATTAGGTCTCATCATCATACCTGCCATGTACCAAGGCCAAATGTGGTAATGGGTATCAGCAGCAAGAACCACTTCAGAAAAATatcatctgctctctctccttgGGCAGCAGTGGTAGACTTTGGCTGGCGAGGGACCAGCCACACCTTTCCCCTCAGAGCTAAAAATGAAACATGCATTGTAAGATCAGGATACCTGACATCCATCACTGACATACCAACTCATCAGATGTGGAAACATACCTTGATGTGGACACCCATATGAGCGAGACAGCAAAGTGTGATGAGATGCATACGTCCTCCTTGGTACAAAGGTAAGTGTCTAAGAGCAATATAACACATGAATGAAATGGTCATTCCGGTAGAGCAGCAATGTATCGTATCAGAACAGTTTACACTTTTCCTAGAAGTACATAACAGTTTCAAAACAATACTTTCTGGTATGAAAGTTAAAGCTGTAACAATTGACAAATGAAAAA carries:
- the LOC134458566 gene encoding surfeit locus protein 1; amino-acid sequence: MNNLKIILAFSNSARRIIQTHTLTFVPRRTYASHHTLLSRSYGCPHQALRGKVWLVPRQPKSTTAAQGERADDIFLKWFLLLIPITTFGLGTWQVMRRQWKLQLIEELRSLTTAEPVPLPTDPMELKTLEYRRVKVRGRFDHSQEIHILPRSPVDPEKEARQAGQLGSSGETGANIVTPFYCTDLGIKILVNRGYVPKQKIRPETRMKGQVEDEVDVVGVVRLTEQRKPFVPHNNVEANRWHYRDLEAMSMATGAEAIFIDADLASTIPGGPIGGQTRVTLRNEHMQYVITWYSLCSATSYMWYLKFIKRVAL